A single window of Methylacidimicrobium sp. AP8 DNA harbors:
- a CDS encoding site-specific integrase: MLTDTKLRNLKPTGKLYKVADRDGLYVAVTPSGTISFRYNYALNGRQETITFGRYGPGGITLAEARERLAEAKKMIAAGKSPAREKAREKARVRDAETFGAWAEKWLRSYPMADSTRDMRRSVYERDLKAKFGNLKLTEITHEDLRALTDAIVERGAPATAVHAREIVYQVYRWAIERGQKVENPAELVRPASIAKFAPRDRALTPEEIGLMYQYLERVGTSPSIRAAVKLLLLTMVRKSELTNARWSEINFSEALWTIPKERMKRRNPHLVFLSRQAMDLLVALKTFAGGSEYVLPSRYDPSAPMSSATLNQVMKLTYQLAQKDGKPLGKFGPHDLRRTASTLLHEAGYNSDWIEKCLAHEQRGVRAIYNKAEYREQRRQMLQDWADMIDQWTKAPKP; encoded by the coding sequence ATGTTGACCGATACCAAGCTGCGTAACCTCAAGCCGACGGGCAAGCTGTACAAGGTGGCGGACAGGGACGGCCTGTATGTGGCCGTCACCCCCTCAGGAACCATTTCGTTCCGCTACAACTACGCCCTCAACGGGCGCCAGGAGACCATCACCTTCGGCCGGTACGGGCCGGGCGGGATCACGCTGGCCGAGGCCCGGGAACGCCTGGCCGAAGCCAAGAAGATGATCGCCGCGGGGAAGTCTCCGGCCCGGGAGAAAGCCAGGGAGAAGGCCCGTGTGCGCGACGCCGAGACGTTTGGTGCCTGGGCGGAAAAGTGGCTTCGCAGCTACCCGATGGCCGACTCCACCCGGGACATGCGGCGCTCGGTCTATGAGCGCGACCTGAAGGCCAAGTTCGGCAACCTCAAGCTGACCGAGATCACCCACGAAGACCTGCGGGCCCTGACCGACGCCATCGTCGAGCGGGGCGCGCCGGCCACCGCCGTCCATGCGCGCGAGATCGTGTACCAGGTCTACCGGTGGGCCATCGAGCGCGGCCAGAAGGTGGAGAATCCCGCCGAGCTGGTCCGCCCGGCCAGCATCGCGAAGTTCGCGCCGCGCGACCGCGCCCTGACGCCGGAAGAGATCGGCCTCATGTACCAGTACCTGGAGCGCGTCGGCACGTCGCCGTCGATCCGCGCCGCCGTGAAGCTGCTCCTGCTGACGATGGTGCGCAAGAGCGAGCTGACCAACGCCAGGTGGAGCGAGATCAACTTCAGCGAGGCCCTGTGGACCATCCCGAAGGAAAGGATGAAGCGGCGCAACCCGCACCTGGTGTTCCTGTCGCGGCAGGCGATGGACCTGCTGGTCGCGCTGAAAACCTTTGCCGGTGGTTCGGAATACGTCCTGCCGTCACGCTATGACCCCAGTGCGCCCATGAGCAGCGCCACGCTCAACCAGGTGATGAAGCTGACCTATCAACTGGCGCAGAAGGACGGCAAGCCGCTGGGCAAGTTCGGACCGCACGACCTGCGCCGCACGGCCAGCACCCTGCTGCACGAAGCCGGGTACAACAGCGACTGGATCGAAAAATGCCTCGCCCACGAACAGCGCGGCGTCAGGGCCATCTACAACAAGGCCGAGTACCGGGAGCAGCGGCGGCAGATGTTGCAGGACTGGGCGGACATGATCGACCAGTGGACGAAGGCACCAAAGCCGTAA
- a CDS encoding LuxR family transcriptional regulator: protein MASRSKRIDRLIQQVIDPAVAAYAATLPPDLLHFLPGAGSGLSFSDICRLVGLNDAARLQRQLLRQFVSSHGVKTDQCRRFVATLETLLALTRACARKPPLTSRANGKQVDRDRIQDFCRYCGSPTELAAYANGRLASDPDETLQFSSLYCSLHRPKLPDGGWNPEHQRARRSAAQFDAELERLTRQAGNWREPCAGSGDWLVDCYLHHYVLKHRLRYGDTSELRDHARRMTDARLTDRKKQIVMLLRYGMSQSDAASVLGIQRQAVSKASARIPSVFWQLPSLPEYSIEFLLSGVARKPTAPR from the coding sequence ATGGCGTCCCGCAGCAAGCGCATCGACCGGCTCATCCAGCAGGTCATCGATCCGGCCGTAGCAGCCTATGCAGCCACGCTGCCGCCCGACCTGCTCCACTTTCTGCCCGGTGCAGGCTCAGGCCTCTCGTTCAGCGACATTTGTCGGCTGGTTGGCCTGAACGACGCTGCACGCCTTCAGCGCCAGTTGCTTCGCCAGTTTGTTTCGAGCCACGGCGTAAAGACTGACCAGTGCCGACGGTTCGTGGCCACACTGGAAACCCTTCTCGCTCTCACGCGAGCGTGCGCACGCAAGCCACCGCTTACCTCGCGTGCGAATGGAAAGCAGGTGGACAGGGATCGCATCCAGGACTTCTGCCGCTACTGCGGCTCCCCAACGGAACTGGCGGCCTACGCCAACGGCCGCCTGGCAAGTGACCCTGACGAGACGCTGCAATTCAGCAGCCTTTACTGTTCACTGCACCGTCCAAAGTTGCCGGATGGTGGGTGGAATCCTGAGCACCAAAGGGCCAGGCGTTCGGCCGCACAGTTCGACGCGGAGCTGGAGCGCCTCACCCGTCAGGCAGGTAACTGGCGCGAACCGTGCGCCGGGTCAGGCGACTGGCTGGTCGACTGCTACCTTCACCACTACGTGCTCAAGCACCGCCTCCGGTATGGCGATACGTCCGAACTGCGCGATCACGCCAGGCGGATGACAGACGCCCGGCTGACCGACCGCAAGAAGCAAATCGTCATGCTGCTGCGGTACGGCATGAGCCAATCCGATGCCGCCAGCGTCCTTGGCATTCAGCGGCAAGCCGTCTCCAAGGCCAGCGCCCGTATCCCCAGCGTGTTCTGGCAGCTGCCCAGCCTTCCCGAATACAGCATCGAGTTCCTGCTGTCAGGCGTGGCACGAAAACCCACAGCGCCGCGTTGA
- a CDS encoding AlpA family transcriptional regulator: MEPRQKVLINRKKLHSMIPLSERTIFNMEQRGEFPRRIALTRRNVAWDLTEVEAWIEARKASCQQADRPGGGQ; the protein is encoded by the coding sequence ATGGAGCCAAGGCAGAAAGTGTTGATCAACCGGAAGAAGCTCCACTCGATGATCCCACTCAGCGAGCGGACCATCTTCAACATGGAGCAGCGGGGAGAGTTCCCCAGGCGCATTGCGTTGACCCGACGCAACGTTGCGTGGGATCTGACTGAAGTCGAAGCCTGGATCGAGGCGAGGAAAGCGTCCTGCCAGCAGGCGGACCGTCCTGGAGGCGGGCAGTGA
- a CDS encoding helicase RepA family protein — protein sequence MTVNVQAAFENDPPALDFVWPGFLAGTVGALVAPGGAGKSFWALEAAMAVAGGDAPGSDLLGLGPSRAGRVVYFAGEDPAPILDCRIHAIGRHLSDTARSAIAGRMTVEPVAGSSMNVTDRHTLHQLVEKCSGARLVVLDTLSRMHRLDENSNGDMAVVVACLERLALETGASVLFLHHVSKGSAREGATDHQGAARGASALVDNARWCGFIAPMTSEEAARLGEEPKGAPPIGEARRRHFVRVGVSKQNYGSAPPDRWYSRDGHGVLLPAALSASEPTGRRKGAHRAQA from the coding sequence ATGACGGTCAACGTGCAGGCCGCGTTCGAAAACGATCCGCCTGCGCTCGACTTCGTCTGGCCCGGCTTTCTCGCTGGTACGGTCGGAGCGCTGGTGGCTCCCGGTGGCGCGGGCAAGAGCTTCTGGGCGCTGGAGGCGGCAATGGCCGTTGCAGGCGGGGATGCTCCCGGCAGTGATCTGCTCGGGCTTGGGCCGTCACGGGCTGGGCGGGTGGTCTACTTTGCCGGCGAGGATCCGGCCCCGATCCTTGATTGCCGCATCCATGCCATTGGCAGACATCTGAGCGACACAGCGCGCTCGGCCATTGCGGGCCGGATGACCGTCGAGCCGGTCGCAGGCAGCTCCATGAATGTCACGGACAGGCACACGCTGCACCAGTTGGTGGAGAAGTGCTCGGGGGCGCGCCTCGTTGTGCTGGATACGTTGAGCCGCATGCATCGTCTTGACGAAAACAGCAACGGGGACATGGCGGTGGTGGTGGCGTGTCTGGAGCGCCTTGCACTGGAAACGGGAGCGTCCGTCTTGTTCCTGCACCACGTCAGCAAGGGCAGCGCACGAGAGGGGGCCACCGATCACCAGGGAGCCGCGCGGGGTGCGTCGGCGCTTGTCGACAATGCCCGGTGGTGCGGGTTCATTGCACCCATGACTTCAGAGGAGGCCGCACGCCTTGGGGAAGAACCCAAGGGTGCGCCACCTATCGGCGAGGCGCGCCGCAGGCATTTCGTCCGTGTTGGTGTCTCCAAGCAGAACTACGGAAGCGCGCCGCCGGACCGCTGGTATTCGCGGGACGGCCATGGCGTGCTCCTGCCGGCAGCGTTGTCGGCTTCGGAGCCGACCGGCCGCAGAAAGGGGGCGCATCGTGCACAAGCCTGA
- the repC gene encoding replication protein C, IncQ-type produces the protein MACSCRQRCRLRSRPAAERGRIVHKPELTHARHDPIHCLAPGLFRSLQKGERKRAKLDVVYDFGDGRRVEFSGPEPLGADDLRILQGLVAMAGPAGLVLSPEPQTEAGRQLRLFLEPKWDAIRQDAMVVRGSYRVLAREVGYANVDNAKPIRDCIERLWKVSVIVQDGKRRQGFRLLSEYASDEHDGKLYVALNPLLARAVMGGQHVRISMGEVRALRTDATRLLHQRLCAWIDPGKSGRADIDTLCGYVWPDAAVNANTVKTRRQTVRRALAELDALGWRVESYTKDKWEISRPKLTEPRLGR, from the coding sequence ATGGCGTGCTCCTGCCGGCAGCGTTGTCGGCTTCGGAGCCGACCGGCCGCAGAAAGGGGGCGCATCGTGCACAAGCCTGAGCTGACGCACGCGCGCCATGACCCGATCCATTGCCTGGCACCGGGCTTGTTCCGCAGTCTCCAGAAGGGCGAGCGCAAGCGTGCCAAGCTGGATGTCGTCTATGACTTCGGCGACGGCAGGCGGGTGGAGTTCAGCGGTCCCGAACCGCTGGGAGCGGACGACCTGCGCATCTTGCAGGGCCTGGTGGCCATGGCGGGGCCGGCTGGGCTGGTGCTTTCACCCGAGCCGCAAACGGAGGCGGGCCGGCAGCTCCGGCTGTTCCTTGAGCCCAAATGGGATGCGATCCGGCAGGATGCGATGGTTGTCAGGGGAAGCTACAGGGTACTGGCACGTGAAGTCGGCTACGCCAATGTGGATAACGCCAAGCCGATCCGAGACTGCATCGAGCGTCTCTGGAAGGTCTCGGTCATCGTGCAGGATGGGAAGCGGCGCCAAGGCTTCAGGCTTCTTTCGGAGTACGCCAGCGACGAGCACGACGGAAAGCTCTACGTGGCGCTTAACCCCCTTCTGGCCCGTGCCGTGATGGGCGGTCAGCACGTGCGGATCAGTATGGGCGAGGTGCGGGCTCTACGAACCGATGCTACGCGCCTCCTCCACCAGCGCCTGTGCGCCTGGATTGACCCAGGCAAGTCGGGCCGTGCGGACATCGACACTCTGTGCGGGTACGTTTGGCCCGACGCAGCGGTGAATGCCAACACGGTCAAGACCCGGCGTCAGACAGTCCGCCGTGCCCTGGCTGAGCTGGACGCGCTGGGCTGGAGAGTGGAGAGCTACACCAAGGACAAATGGGAAATCTCCAGGCCCAAGCTTACCGAACCCCGGCTGGGGCGGTGA
- a CDS encoding IS1634 family transposase: MGSTAFGAGSRRSFTGKPNQRERAWCSMTFECLLRGDGPEGLAQYGYSRDHRQDRRQVLLAVATDARGSDPCGGPAGNRADSTTLTGLLVTLRRRLGIREATFVFDGGMKSRWNLEMLTGMELEYVTRSTGTKLQEIVRRLPKDRQLWLTDRTRVMEIEHQGVRYVVAGGEWRAMRDRERRQSRIARGEEELRQIAKATRKGADPVELGSRIGRALQRIQAHKYFQYGVDAKGRFWWKLDQERVKEEEAIDGWYLLETNLPSAKASPQEVLTHYKRLAEVEAAFSELKSYLEVRPVYHWRPDRVRNHVRICFLAFWMNARLRTEWVAKGFTEEVPKCSAAFRRSA; the protein is encoded by the coding sequence ATGGGCTCAACGGCGTTTGGAGCGGGATCGAGAAGAAGCTTTACCGGGAAGCCCAACCAGAGGGAGCGAGCTTGGTGCTCTATGACCTTCGAGTGTCTACTTCGAGGGGACGGCCCCGAGGGATTGGCGCAGTACGGCTACAGCCGGGATCACCGGCAAGATCGGCGGCAGGTGCTTCTTGCGGTCGCCACCGATGCCCGGGGATCCGATCCATGTGGAGGTCCTGCGGGGAACCGGGCGGACAGCACGACGCTGACGGGGCTCTTGGTGACTCTCAGACGCCGACTCGGGATCCGAGAGGCTACCTTCGTCTTCGATGGCGGGATGAAGAGCCGGTGGAATCTGGAGATGCTCACCGGCATGGAGCTTGAGTACGTGACCCGATCAACTGGGACCAAGCTCCAGGAGATCGTTCGGCGACTTCCCAAAGATCGGCAGCTCTGGCTGACGGATCGAACCCGGGTGATGGAGATCGAGCACCAAGGGGTTCGCTACGTCGTTGCCGGAGGGGAGTGGCGCGCGATGCGCGATCGGGAGCGGCGGCAGAGCCGCATTGCCCGAGGAGAGGAAGAGCTGCGCCAGATTGCCAAGGCAACGCGCAAGGGAGCAGACCCGGTCGAGCTCGGCAGCCGGATCGGCCGGGCGCTCCAGCGGATCCAGGCCCATAAGTACTTTCAGTATGGAGTCGACGCCAAGGGCCGGTTCTGGTGGAAGCTTGACCAAGAGCGGGTCAAAGAAGAAGAGGCGATCGACGGCTGGTATCTTTTGGAGACCAACCTCCCGTCCGCCAAGGCTTCTCCTCAGGAGGTGCTGACCCACTACAAGCGGCTCGCAGAGGTCGAGGCCGCTTTTTCAGAACTCAAGAGCTACCTCGAAGTCCGTCCGGTCTATCATTGGCGGCCCGATCGGGTCCGCAACCACGTGAGAATCTGCTTCTTGGCTTTCTGGATGAATGCCCGCCTCAGGACCGAATGGGTGGCCAAAGGGTTTACCGAAGAGGTGCCCAAGTGCTCCGCCGCCTTCAGGCGATCCGCTTGA
- a CDS encoding ISL3 family transposase has protein sequence MDANKLFGMALQLGPEWKVTRSELSAVDHTLKIWLDFREGHRFPCPECGRPSPAHDTVEKRWRHMNFWQYKTELVARVPRVDCPEHGVRLAEVPWARPGSGFTLMMEAVILMLSQEMPVSQVAKMLKEQDTRLWRILEHYVEKAYRKEDWSGVKRILVDETSSKRGHRYVTAVTDAESRKLLFLAEGKGKEALEAFAKEMREHGASPEQIELICMDMSPSYICGAKEHFPKAQIVFDRFHLMQMAGEAVDQVRKEFVRQGLLPKGSLWALRGNEWTRSEGQKSLRASLCAAYPRLGRAIGLREALQEILGQEDPQELRWWLQWADRSRLAPFRRLSKTLKEHLDGVLAFFQSRVTNGLIEAINGLIQLAKRMARGFRSFRCLRIAAFLKAGKLRLDVPALAT, from the coding sequence ATGGATGCGAACAAGCTTTTTGGGATGGCCTTACAGTTGGGTCCGGAATGGAAGGTGACTCGAAGCGAACTGTCTGCGGTGGATCACACCTTGAAGATCTGGCTCGATTTTCGCGAGGGCCATCGGTTCCCCTGTCCGGAATGCGGGCGTCCTTCTCCTGCGCACGACACGGTGGAGAAGCGGTGGAGGCACATGAACTTCTGGCAGTACAAGACCGAGCTGGTGGCGCGGGTTCCTCGGGTGGACTGTCCGGAGCACGGAGTGCGGTTGGCGGAAGTTCCCTGGGCCAGACCGGGGAGCGGGTTTACCCTGATGATGGAGGCGGTCATCCTGATGCTTTCCCAGGAGATGCCGGTTTCCCAGGTGGCCAAGATGCTCAAGGAGCAGGACACCCGGCTGTGGAGAATCTTGGAGCATTACGTGGAAAAGGCCTATCGGAAGGAGGATTGGAGCGGGGTGAAGCGGATCTTGGTCGACGAGACCAGCAGCAAGCGGGGTCACCGCTACGTGACCGCCGTTACCGACGCGGAGAGCCGGAAGCTCCTCTTCCTGGCGGAAGGCAAAGGGAAGGAGGCCTTGGAGGCATTTGCCAAGGAGATGCGCGAGCATGGAGCGAGTCCCGAGCAGATCGAGCTAATCTGCATGGACATGAGCCCTTCCTACATTTGCGGAGCCAAGGAGCACTTCCCCAAGGCGCAGATCGTCTTTGACCGCTTCCACCTCATGCAGATGGCGGGGGAGGCGGTCGACCAGGTGCGTAAGGAGTTCGTGCGTCAGGGGCTGCTGCCGAAGGGAAGCCTCTGGGCACTGCGAGGCAACGAATGGACGCGAAGCGAGGGGCAGAAGAGTCTGCGCGCTTCCCTTTGCGCCGCCTACCCCCGACTGGGAAGAGCCATTGGGCTCCGGGAGGCTCTGCAAGAGATCCTCGGCCAGGAGGATCCCCAAGAGCTCCGCTGGTGGCTACAGTGGGCCGATCGCAGCCGGCTTGCTCCCTTCCGAAGGCTTTCCAAGACGCTCAAAGAGCACCTGGACGGCGTCCTTGCTTTCTTCCAGAGCCGGGTGACCAATGGTCTCATCGAGGCGATCAACGGACTCATCCAGCTTGCCAAAAGGATGGCGAGAGGGTTTCGAAGCTTCCGGTGCTTGCGGATCGCCGCTTTCCTCAAAGCCGGAAAGCTGAGGTTGGATGTTCCCGCCTTGGCCACATGA
- a CDS encoding CopG family transcriptional regulator codes for MPGDSANDLLELPRRSLPPIKVWVTLEERAEIEIRAAQTGLSVSAYMRAAGLNHPVRSVLDLKAVADLVRVNGDLGRVAGLLKLWLAEKRGQGASPVDVEALMKELWALQTEMRQIMGRAVRGR; via the coding sequence ATGCCAGGCGATAGCGCGAACGACCTGCTTGAGCTACCCCGGCGCAGCCTGCCGCCGATCAAGGTCTGGGTCACACTCGAGGAACGGGCCGAGATCGAAATCCGTGCGGCACAGACCGGGCTTTCGGTTTCGGCCTACATGCGGGCGGCAGGGCTGAACCACCCGGTCCGCTCTGTCCTTGACCTGAAGGCCGTGGCTGACCTGGTAAGGGTCAACGGCGACTTGGGGCGGGTTGCCGGACTACTGAAGCTTTGGCTCGCCGAGAAGCGAGGGCAGGGGGCTAGCCCTGTGGACGTGGAGGCGTTGATGAAGGAGCTGTGGGCGCTCCAGACCGAGATGCGTCAGATCATGGGGCGAGCGGTCCGGGGGAGGTAA
- a CDS encoding recombinase family protein: protein MNRRVGYARISMGEHHLDLQRDALQQAGCSLIYEEVTIGKNTVRPELERCFKALRPGDTFVVWRFDRLGRSLHDLVQLVSELERHGVHFESLVEKIETGSASGRLQFHVFAALAEFERGLIRERTQAGLAAARARARGRRGGRKPKLDAQQVQEIKALLRDPDVKVAEVPRRDGVSRTTLYKHVGVITPFQ from the coding sequence ATGAATAGGCGTGTCGGATATGCGCGCATTTCGATGGGCGAGCACCACCTGGACCTGCAGCGCGATGCGCTCCAGCAGGCTGGGTGCAGCCTGATTTACGAGGAAGTAACCATCGGCAAGAACACGGTACGCCCTGAGCTTGAGCGTTGCTTCAAGGCGTTGCGGCCCGGGGATACCTTCGTGGTGTGGCGATTTGATCGACTCGGGCGCAGTCTGCATGACTTGGTGCAGCTCGTGTCCGAACTTGAGCGGCACGGCGTGCATTTCGAGAGCCTGGTCGAGAAGATCGAGACAGGCAGTGCATCGGGCAGACTGCAATTTCATGTGTTTGCGGCGCTAGCTGAGTTCGAGCGCGGTTTGATCCGTGAACGGACGCAGGCAGGGTTGGCTGCGGCTCGCGCCCGTGCTCGTGGCCGGCGCGGTGGCCGCAAGCCGAAGTTAGATGCCCAGCAGGTACAAGAGATCAAAGCGCTGCTGCGCGATCCAGATGTCAAGGTGGCCGAGGTGCCTCGCCGTGACGGAGTTTCCCGAACCACCCTTTACAAGCACGTTGGCGTCATCACGCCGTTTCAATGA
- a CDS encoding Eco57I restriction-modification methylase domain-containing protein gives MAAAEALASEGGHEMRGAVFTRPEVVNFILDLVGYTEDQRLYEKKILEPSFGAGDFLLPIIERLLRAWRAERPNGSVLCELSDAVRGVELHNDTFHNTKAAVIELLKGHGIAENEARTLASRWLLQGDFLLTPLDGQFDFVVGNPPYVRQELIPAPLLAEYRSRYRTMYDRADLYIPFIERSLSVLAEGGSLGFICADRWMKNRYGGPLRRLVAERFHLKVYVDMVDTPAFHSDVTTYPAITVISREAQGVTRIAHRPNIDHATLTALADLLKARTLPKGNGLVRELAGVTEGAEPWLLGSSDQMALIRRLERDFPPLEEAGCKVGIGVATGADKVFIGDYEALDVEPCRKLPLVTTKDILSGEVKWCGLGIINPFSESGGLVDLNDYPRLRRYLESRREVLAARHCAQKSPANWYRTIDRITPSLAARPKLLVPDIKGEAHVVFEKGELYPHHNLYYVVSEEWDLRALQAVLMSAVSRLFVATYSTKMRGGFLRFQAQYLRRIRIPRWADVSKTLRRELAEAAIKRDIHACNQAVFKLYKLSQQERYALGGNGE, from the coding sequence ATGGCAGCCGCTGAGGCTTTGGCGAGTGAAGGGGGGCATGAGATGCGAGGGGCTGTTTTCACGCGCCCTGAGGTGGTGAATTTTATTCTCGATCTGGTTGGTTACACGGAGGATCAACGGCTTTACGAAAAAAAGATTCTGGAGCCGTCATTTGGTGCTGGCGACTTCCTACTCCCGATCATTGAGCGGCTATTGAGGGCCTGGCGGGCGGAAAGGCCGAACGGTTCCGTGCTATGCGAGCTGTCCGATGCTGTCCGTGGGGTAGAGCTACACAATGACACTTTTCACAACACCAAAGCTGCTGTGATCGAACTGCTCAAAGGCCATGGGATAGCCGAGAACGAAGCTAGAACCTTGGCGAGCCGTTGGTTGTTGCAGGGCGATTTCCTGTTGACGCCGCTGGACGGACAATTTGATTTCGTGGTGGGCAACCCGCCCTATGTTCGGCAGGAGCTGATCCCGGCACCGCTACTTGCGGAGTACCGAAGTCGTTACAGGACGATGTATGACCGGGCCGACCTCTACATTCCATTCATCGAGCGGTCGCTGTCGGTCTTGGCGGAAGGAGGCAGCCTAGGCTTTATCTGCGCGGATCGTTGGATGAAGAATCGTTATGGCGGCCCCCTGCGCAGGCTAGTTGCCGAGCGATTCCACCTGAAGGTCTATGTTGATATGGTCGATACTCCGGCCTTCCACTCCGATGTGACTACGTACCCGGCGATCACCGTCATAAGCCGCGAAGCGCAGGGAGTAACGCGCATCGCTCACCGACCGAATATCGATCATGCAACGCTGACTGCACTGGCAGACTTGCTCAAGGCCCGTACCTTGCCGAAAGGAAACGGCCTAGTGCGTGAACTGGCTGGTGTAACTGAAGGTGCAGAGCCGTGGCTGTTAGGCTCATCGGACCAGATGGCACTCATTCGTCGCTTGGAAAGGGATTTCCCGCCATTGGAAGAGGCAGGATGCAAGGTTGGGATCGGTGTGGCGACTGGCGCAGACAAGGTGTTCATCGGAGATTATGAAGCGCTCGACGTTGAGCCATGCCGGAAGCTTCCGCTGGTGACGACCAAGGATATCTTGTCTGGCGAGGTAAAGTGGTGCGGTCTAGGCATCATCAATCCCTTTTCCGAGTCTGGCGGGCTGGTCGATCTCAACGACTATCCGCGTCTGCGCCGTTACCTTGAATCTCGGCGAGAGGTTCTTGCTGCTCGACACTGTGCGCAGAAATCTCCAGCTAACTGGTACCGAACGATTGACCGCATCACGCCGTCGCTCGCTGCGCGTCCGAAGCTCTTGGTGCCTGACATCAAGGGCGAGGCACATGTCGTATTTGAGAAAGGCGAGTTATATCCCCACCACAACCTCTACTACGTCGTATCAGAAGAGTGGGATTTGCGGGCATTACAGGCTGTGCTTATGTCTGCTGTCTCACGTTTGTTTGTGGCGACCTATTCGACAAAAATGCGGGGTGGATTTCTGCGCTTTCAAGCACAGTACCTACGCCGTATCCGCATCCCGCGCTGGGCCGATGTATCCAAGACGCTGCGCCGTGAGCTGGCTGAGGCTGCGATCAAGCGGGACATACACGCCTGCAACCAGGCTGTGTTCAAGCTTTACAAGCTTAGCCAACAAGAACGATATGCCCTCGGGGGGAATGGAGAATAA
- a CDS encoding PaeR7I family type II restriction endonuclease, translating into MALDLVNYEQKAREAVKAFWGNREAARQKQIEAGKADQGERAGVTAGKNMDGFLALVLDVIKANGLAHAEIHQNRAMLTLPGYFRPTKLWDLLVLYKGELIAAIELKSQVGPSFGNNFNNRTEEAVGTAHDLWTAFREEAFGKQPRPFVGWLMMVEDAPESRKPVRDSSPHFPVFDEFNGASYLKRYDLLCQRLVQEQLYTTAAVIAAKRSAVNTGDFTELSSMTSLRTFVTALAGHVAAVAARLG; encoded by the coding sequence ATGGCACTCGATCTCGTCAACTACGAGCAGAAGGCTCGCGAGGCCGTGAAGGCGTTTTGGGGAAACCGTGAAGCCGCAAGACAAAAGCAAATTGAGGCGGGGAAGGCTGACCAAGGGGAGCGTGCAGGAGTCACCGCTGGTAAGAATATGGATGGCTTCCTAGCTTTGGTGCTCGATGTCATCAAGGCGAATGGGCTAGCCCACGCCGAAATTCACCAGAATCGGGCAATGCTGACCTTGCCCGGCTATTTTCGTCCAACGAAGCTGTGGGATTTATTGGTACTCTACAAAGGGGAGCTGATCGCAGCCATTGAGCTAAAAAGCCAAGTAGGCCCCTCATTTGGCAACAACTTTAACAACCGAACTGAGGAGGCCGTCGGCACGGCCCATGATCTTTGGACTGCCTTTCGCGAAGAGGCTTTTGGCAAGCAACCGCGCCCCTTTGTAGGATGGTTGATGATGGTCGAGGATGCGCCCGAATCGCGCAAACCCGTTCGTGATTCCTCGCCACACTTCCCTGTTTTCGATGAGTTTAATGGGGCGTCTTACCTCAAGCGGTATGACTTGTTGTGCCAGCGGCTTGTACAGGAACAGCTTTACACTACCGCTGCTGTCATCGCTGCAAAGCGTAGCGCGGTAAATACCGGAGATTTCACGGAGCTTTCGTCGATGACCAGTCTTAGGACGTTTGTAACTGCATTGGCTGGTCATGTTGCGGCAGTGGCAGCGCGGTTAGGTTGA